Genomic DNA from Fibrobacter sp. UWB10:
ATCTTGTAACCCTGTTCGCGCAGGGCCTTGCAAGCCTGGGTGCCGGAATAGTCGAATTCGCAAGCCTGACCGATCACGATCGGGCCAGAACCGATGATAAGGACTTTGTCGATGCCTTCAATCTTCATTTTGTTTTCTCCGTAAGACTAATAATTATTAAATCCAATAGATCCTTCGGCTTCGCCCTTCGGGCTGCGCTCAGGATGACATAAAAAAAACGCTGAACCAAACGGTTCAGCAACAATAAAATCAGAAAAACAATTAACCTTGGAAAAACCAATTGCGGTTGCGCAGTGGATTGCGCACTTTGCATTGCACGGGGGCAAGGGCATTGCAATATTTTGGTTCATCTTATCGTCTAGATTACACAAGGTTCAAACTTGCGCAAATATAGACAAAAAATGTAAGTTCTGCAATGGTAAAATCAAAAAATGTAAACCGTGCAGTGCAAAATCAGAAAAAACTATAAATCGTTATCGCTAGGCGTTCCCGTCTCAGCAGGTTCATCCTGGGGATCAACATCGTTACACACCGGAAGATTCGGATTTTCCAGGCAATCACTACGAGTTCCAGTTCCTTCTTCATATTCTGCACAGGCGATTACAGAAAAAAAAGAAAAAGCCAAAAGCAATTTAATAACATTTTTCATAGTACATTCTCGCTAATTAATTGACATTCAATAAGATAGAAAACAAAACGCAGTTGACAAAACTTAAAACTTAGATAAGCCCTTCAAAACACAAAAAAAAGCACCCGGGAGTCCCGAGTGCAAAAGCAAAATCGCTTTAAAGCAAAATTACTTCTTAGCAACCTTAGCCTTAGCAGCGTCAGCCTTAAGAGCAGCACCGGCCTTGAAGGACACGGTCTTGGAAGCCTTGATCTTGATGGTAGCACCAGTCTGCGGATTGCGGCCGGTACGTGCAGCGCGGGTCTTGACAGAGAAGGTGCCAAAGCCGATAAGCTGGACAGAAGCGTCCTTCTTCAAACCGGCGGCGATGCCATCGAGAACGGCGTCAACAGCGCGGCCAGCGGCAGCCTTGGATTCAATGCCTGCTTCCTTGTTAGCGAGGATGGCGTCGATGAGATCTTGCTTATTCATTTTATTAACTCCTTGAGTAGGTTAAGAATTTTATAGTGATATTATACTTTTTTTTTTGCGTCGCGGCACACTTTTTTTGAAAAATTTTTGAAAAATCCTTATAAAATCAAGCCTCGGGCGGTGGTTCGACTTCGGCCTCTACAATCGTGTCCGCTTTCTTCTGAATTTTGTCTAAGTACACAAGACACAGACAAGTGAATGGAATCGCAACAATCAAACCGAGGAATCCGAGGAGTTTTCCCCAGATAGAAAGCGACAAGAGAATGCCCACCGGCGGCAAGTTCATTGAAGAGCCCACAATCTTTGGCACCAAGAACATGTCTTCGATAATTTGTACAATCAGATAAACAACACTGACAAGCACCGCGACTTCCCAAAACGGCATGCCCTTATCGAGAGCGTAGACTACCGCTAGCAGTAGGGCTACAGGGATTGTCGCTAGTTGCAAGTACGGCACCATGTTCAAGGCGCCAGAGAACAGCCCAAAGGCGACTCCCATAGGCAGTCCGATGATTCCAAATCCGATTGCATACAAAATACCAACCGTCAGCGCGACCAAGGATTGTGCGCGGAAATAGCTGCCCATGAACATATCCATCTTCTTTCCAAAATCAGATGCACCTTCTTTATACCTTGTCGGAAATAGCTTCTTGATACCACCGCGAAGCTTAGGCATATCAAGCATGATGAACACGAGGTACATAAAAATCAAGATTGCACCAGAGAGCCATACAAACAAAGCAGACGTCTTGCTCAACACGTTCCATGCGCTCGGCAAGACCTTGCCCGCCACGGACTGCGCCGCATTCCAGAAGTCAAGGCTCTGCATGGCAGTCGCTACTTTGTCCCAAGAAATAAACGTCTTGATTTCTTGCCACAAGTTTTTAGGCACGAACATGGACAAACGATCTGCCCAAGTAGAATCGTTGAACAACTTTGGAATAAGTTCGCCCAGGTGCCTGATTTCGCCAACCACCATCGGCACGAAAATCCACACAGCTCCGCCCACCACAAGAATCATCAGCGTAAGCACTGCAACGACAGCGACAATACGGAACTTGACTTTACTCTGAATCTTGGTCACCAGCGGATCGAAAATGTACGCCACCAAGAACGCCGCAAAGAACGGAGCGAGCACGCCGCTCAAATAATTCAGCACCCAAAGCAGAATGCCGATACCAGCAGCCATAATCAAGACACGCATGACGCGGTCTACAGTCCAAATACGTTTCATTTTTTAGTCCTGAATTCCAGAGGTTTTACGCCATAAATTTTGGCGAAATCTTTTTCGAATGCGGCGGGATTCTTTTCGCCTACGGCAAGCGCGATTTCTGCAATCGAGCGGTCCGATTCTTTCAAGAGCTTGGCCGCATTCCCCATGCGAGATTTTAATTCGTTCAGTTTCTTTTCGCGGCTAGCGACGCAACCTGCGGAATTGCGAATCGTGAGCGAAACAAAGCCTGCATAAATCAACAGGAGCACCACGAGCGCCACAATCATGAGCGCTTTGAAGGTTCGATTTTCGCCCCAGAGTTTAATCGTACGCACCACGATTTCGTCGGGAATGCCGAGCATGGTTCCTTCGCCGTTCGTGATTTCAAAAAACATGCCGCGGTTCATGTAGCGTAGGCCATCGTCTTTGTCGAGGCCTTGCATGGCAAGCCACCATTCAGGCACTTTAAAATCGAGCATCGAAACGGAGGCGCGGCTCTTTTTGTCGCGAATAATCACAGGAGCTTGAGCCACCATCGGGCGGTAGCTTTGGTACACATTCTTTTTACTGTACACGGGGTCGTCATTCAAAATCTTGACGCCCACGCGCTGCATACGATTCGTTTCGACATCTATGACAAGCGAATCAAATTCCGAGAAGTCAAAGAATCCGTTTGCCGGACGGTTGTTGACCGAAAGCAAATTGATTCCGACACCTGCATACGGGTAAGCCATACCCGAGCGAATATTCACGCGAGCCGAAACCACAGAATCTTGCTTTGTAAGCTCTACAGTCGAAAAGCCACCCACGTTCGCGTCGGACACCGCATACACCTGGAATGTAGAGCCCGGGAACAGGATTTGTTCCGATGCGCTAAACTTGACAAACAGGCAAATCCAGACTGCAAGTAATACAGCCAGCGCAGCCGAAGCAATTATGATTTTTTTCATGCTTTAGGATCCGCCTTCTTGCTTTCGCTTTCCTTGTTGTACGAATGCGTGCGGCCAATCGCCACAATCATAAGCCCAAGCATCAAGAACATCACGACGCCAAAAGCAAAATTGCTCACGCCCTGTGCAGAGATTGCATAGAACTTGAGCGAGAATTTTTTGCCACGCGGGTGATTCCAGCCCGGAGCGATTTCGACGCGGGCAACCGTTTCTTGATGACGGCGGTTCAGTTTGCGGTCGATATGTTCGTCGTCGTACCAGAAGTCCGGCGTGTAGAACTGTTCGAACGGGAACGCAATACGCTGGCGGCCCTTGGTCAGCGGAATTTCTTTCATGAGCAGACGGAAGGTTCGCGGCTTCGTGATGTCGGTAACGTCGGGATCGAACGTCCAGACCTTCACCAAGATTTCATCGGTACCGCTAGATTCCAAATCCAAAATCAGCGAATCCACAAAAGTCCAGTTGCGATATTCCGCCTTCTCACCTTGACTGAGGTCAAACAAAAGTCCACACCAGGCGCTCTTGGTCGTATCGGCGCCAAGCGCACAGCTAAACGAAAGCGAAGAATCGGCCAAGGCAAACGTCACCTCAGACGAACCACCGTCGCCCTTGTCGTCGTATTCAAAGACAGAGGCGCCATCGTGCAACGGGAACACAGAATCGGTAAAGTGACGATCCGGCAAGGCAAAGTACACGCCCAGTATGACGGCGGCAATTGCCACTATTACAATGTAAGTCTTAGCCATTAGAATCTTCGGGTTCCAAAATGGGTTTCAAATGAAGGCTGTACTGCACCAAATCCAACGGATCTTCGTCAGGTTCCTTTTCACCAAACAGCTTATTAATCAGGGCATCGAGAGCACGGATAAAGAAGAAATGATGTTTCCCTTCTTTCGTAACCTGCTGGAACGGGTGTTCCAAAGTGCGCTTCAAGAGCGTGATGGTCATAGAAGGCGGCATGTGAAACATCTTGCAGCAAGTGGTAACCCTGCCGTCGTAACCGTAGTCCGGAAGTTTGCCGGCGACAAGCGGTTCACCGTGGTCAATGCAGCACGGATTTTCGCAAACCGGGTCTTGCACATTCTTGGCAAGCAATGCCTTGAGCCAGAGTTCACGGGACTTGTCAGTCAGGTCACTGCGAAAAGCCATGGTCTGGTCGCACGGGAAAAACGTTGAATAGCACTTCGGGCAAATACGCAAGTCCAAATGTTGGAACTTGATTTCTGCCACCTCTGATTTGCAATAAGGGCATGTACTCATGTACCCTAATATAATAACTATATTTGTGGCATGGCTAAAGTTGTACAGATTACCGCTGAAAATTTTGAAACCGAGGTCGCTCAGGCCTCTGAAACCCGCGCCGTAGCAGTCCTTTTCTCCTCTGCAGAATATCCTGACTGCGCGCCATATTCCCAATTGTTGGGCGCCCTTTCGACCAGCATGGACTTTACGCTTGGCGTTGTGAGTTGCGACGAACGCGAAAACATGCAACTGATTCAGGCATTCCGCGTGCGCTCGGTGCCCGAAGTTCACATTGTCGAAAAAGGTCAGATTGCAGACGTAATCCAGGGCGTGTTGCCCGAAGCAGACCTCAAGAAGCGTCTCGAAAAGTTCTTCGTGAGCGACGAAGCTCGTTTTCAGGCAGCCCTGGAAGACGCCATCGCCCAAAAGAATTTTGACCAGGCGCTCCCGATGCTCGACGAAGCACTCGCCAAGACCCCCGACGACAAGAAGCTGCAGCTCTTGTGGGCAAAGGCAAGCCTCGGCATGGGCGACACCGAAAAGGCAAAATCTGTACTCGCCAAGTTTACCGAAGCCGACGACCAGTACCGCGAAGCAAAATCGTTGCTGGAACTTCTCGATTTTCACGCCGAAGCCGCCAAGAAGGACATTCAGGGCAAAGAAGCGATCGTGTACCACGAAGCATGCAAGCTCGCCTGCAGCGAAGATTTTGAAAGTGCCTTGCAGGCATTCTTGAACTTGTACGTAGAAGCTCCGGAATGGAACGACGGCGCCGCGAAGAAGGCGATGCTTACTTTGTTCGGAGTTCTCGGCCCGAAGCACGAACTTACCTGGAAGTACCGCGCCAAACTCAACACGATGATGTTTATTTAAATCAGACGAGAGAACGGCTCTCCGAGCCTACAGACGAGAGACGAAAGATATTATATGGAATTAGACTTTAACCGCAGACTTTCGATTGCCCCGATGCTTGACTGCACCGACCGTCACGAACGATATTTTTTGCGGTTATTGTCCAAGCACATCTTGTTGTACAGCGAAATGGTCACGACCAACGCGCTGTTGCATACCGACCCGGACCAATTCTTGCGCCATCAGGAATTCGAATACCCCGCTGTTTTGCAGCTGGGCGGCAGCAATCCAGCCGATTTAGCCAAATGCAGCAAAATGGTCGAAGAATCCGGCTTTCAGGAAGTCAACCTGAATTGCGGCTGCCCTTCGGACCGAGTGCAGAACGGGAACTTTGGCGCATGCCTCATGAAAGACAAGAACCTAGTCGCCGACTGTTTTAAGGCCATGCAAGACGCCGTGAGCATTCCCGTGTCTATCAAGTGCCGTATCGGTGTCGACGAATTCGATTCTTGGGAATTTTTCCGCGACTTTATCGGCACCATTGCCGATGCCGGCTGCCGCGTGTTCATTGTTCACGCCCGCAAGGCATGGCTCAAAGGCCTGAGCCCCAAGGAAAACCGTGAAGTTCCGCCGCTGAACTACGATACGGTACACCGCCTCAAGGCAGAAATGCCGCAGTTGAACATTTCAATCAATGGCGGCATCAAGACGCTCGACCAGACGCTTGAACTGCTCCAAGATTTGGACGGCGTGATGGTCGGTCGCGAAGCCTACGAAAATCCATGGTTCCTGCGCGATGCCGATGAACGTATTTTCAACGACGCAAGCGCCGCCAAGCCCGAAAGCCGCAAGGCATTGCTTGAAGCCTACCTCCCCTATGTAGAGATGGAAGCCGCCAGCGGAACGCCCGCCACCATTTTGGTGCGCCACCTGTACGGCCTCTTTAACGGCAAGCCTGGCGCCCGCAAATACCGCCAGTACCTCGGCGAAAACGCCCCCAAAACAAAAAGCCCCGCGGAACTGATCCGCAGGGCAATGGACTTGGTTACTGAACCTTAGTCTTTTTGATTATTCAGCCACTTATTCGACAATCTTGGCGCTGAGTTCCTTCGTGTCGATGGAAGAAATCGTCGAACCATTCGTGAGAGAAATCTTGCGGATTTCAGCAGCGTTATACATAGCAACCCAAGCGGTGCTACCGTCAATCGCCACGATATCGTAGGGGTTTTCAGATTCGATGGCCTTTTGCCAAGCAACCTTCTTTGCGCTGGTATTCACCTTCGTAATGCTGCCCTTGCCCTTGCGGTCCATTACATACAGGCCACCATTGACTTCTACGATCTTCGTGTCGGTAGAGAACTGAATGCTTTCGTCGCTGATGTCTTCGCCATCAATCCAGTAAAGTTTACCGGCGTTAGCATAGTCGCTGATATAAACGAACACTTCGTGATTGATAACGGCAATACCAGCGGGCTGGTAACCCATTTCGTCGTCATAAAGGGCGGAGAGTTTCAGGCCGTTATAAGAATACGCCACCATCGGGGTCATAGCAAACGTGGTATAGTCAATGGAACCACGGTCGCCGATATAGAAGAGTTCACCCTTGGTGTCATAGTAAATGCCACCGCTGGCATCGACAACACCATCTATCCTCTTCACCGACTTGTCATTCAAATCAACTTCGGCAGCGGGAACATTCTGGTAAGCCTTGTAAACGGCAACAACAGCCTTGCCAGAAATCGGATCAACATCCATCATGTACACGCCACCGCCAAGCAGCGTACCGCTCACCCAAAGTTCAGACTTTTTCTTCTTCAGGTCAACCTTTTCGATACCGCGGTTTTCATCGGCGTCAATACCCCAAGAGGCATTGTATTCACCCTGCGTACCCACGAACACATTGCCATTCACAACCTTCACAACCTGCGGGTTCTTGGTCACAAGAGTAATGGTATCGAGAAGGGTACCGTCGCTCAACTTGTACATAGCGAGAAGACCCGGATCGTTGAAGATAGCGGTATATCCATCATCGCCAACTTCGTAGCGCTGGAACACGGCGAACAGCGTATCGCCAGAAACTTCCAGGTCGGCGGCAAACGGCGTATTAGCCAGGTAGGTCACCTTCGGTTCAACAGAGCTGCTGGATTCCGGTTCTGCAGAAGAACTAGATACCGGAGCTTCGGAACTGCTGGATTCTACCTTTTCGCTAGAACTGGACTTTTCGTCTTTCTTTTCGCTAGAGCTAGAGTTGTCATCCTTTGTGCTGGAGCTGGACTTGTCGTCCTTCTTTTCGCTGGAGCTGGACTTTTCATCCTTCTTTTCACTGGAGCTAGAAGTAGCCTTTTCAGAGCTGCTAGACTTTTCGTCTTTCTTGACAGAGCTGCTGGACTTGTTCTTGCTGGACTTGACAGAGCTAGAGCTCTTGGCGTCGTCAGAATCGCTGCTCAGGTCTTCGTCGTCCAGGCAGTTTTCGTTGTCCAAGCATTCAATGCCTGCCGAGGAACTGTTGTCGTCACCGCAAGCGCCCAAGTAGAACGCGAACGATAACGCCGCTAGTGTTGTGAGTATCTTTTTATTCATTATTGCTCCTTTCTGGCTTTACGCTATTTTAGCGCGGGGGCTAGAACCCCTGTATGATTGTGAACTTGTATTCCCTACCCGGAGTCGGATAAGGGGTAAAAATGTTTCGATATGTTTCGTCTGATATATTGTTGACCGCAAAAACGAGGCGTGTCTTATTCCACGGTTGCCAAGCAAGCGACGCATTGTAATGCGCCACTGGAGGCTGTCTCGTAAAGTTCATGCGGTCACTATAAATTCTTGACCTGTAATCCATCGAGAACGTGCTACTCAAATGCAGAGGCAAGAACACTGTACCTTCGGCATAGTAGCTGTGCACCGGTTCTCCCGGCAAAAGATTCCCGTTATAGGCCTTACTTAAGCCATCATCACGCGGGTCTTGAATGGTTGCTCGCAATACGGTCTGGAAAAAATCAACCGGACGACTATCCAATTCCAGTTCTACCCCGCGAATAACGGACTTGTCTACATTGAAAGCCTTCATCATATTGGTGCTAATCAACCAATAAATTCCGTTTTCGGCATGGGTTTCAAAGTATGTGGCACGGAATACAGAGCGCTGTTTCGGGGTAGACAGATAGAGCCCTGCCGCAAACTTCAACGCGGATTCATCTTTCAAAGTCGGATTCGAAAGCGTTCCCGGATACATGCCATAAAGTTCCATCAATTGCGGCTGTCTGTAGAAACGTCCGAACGAAGCACTTCCGCCAATCCACGAATCTTTTTTGCCCAATTTCGCCTGCACCATTCCGGCCCAGCTCAAATCACGCTCGGTCGCATCGCTTATCAGCGCCGCCCCTGTAGTCATCTGGAATCTGCCGCCATCAATATCATCAATCGACTTCAGCACATTGCCCTCGGCCAAAAGCGAGAACCACTGCGTAAAGGAATATTCCACATTGCCCGCCACAGAACCCGTATAACGATTCAGGCTGAAATCTTGCGCCGGTCCGCGCGCTTCCCAGAGTTCAGCACTTCCTGCCAATCTAAGGAAAGCCTCAAGATTTCCGCGGTACAAAGTTGCAGAAACCTCGGGCATCGCCCTATACCCTGCAAGGCCAAGTACCTTGAAATCTTGCGACAGGTAGCCGATTTTATCCAACGGATAATACGATTCCGACGAATTCTTTTCGAATCTTCCCGTAATGCCAGATTCAATCAGCAAGCAATCAAAATATTCGGGGAATTCCAAGCGGTACGAAAGTTGGCCCATGTCGCCCGTAAACTTTGCCACATTGGTCTGCAAGTCTTCGGTACCGGGATTGCCCGCTTCGGTGTGCATAATGTTTCCGGACAAAGTCGAGAAAAATCCACCGCTATGAAGCATGCGGTATTGAATGTTTCCGGAATACTCCGTGAATTCCGCATTTTTTCTTCTGTCCTTAAAATCGTCTTCGTCATTATAAAGCGTGCCGTTACGATTGTCAAATTCGTAATCGTTGTCGCTGTGGCGCATCGAAGCGGTTGCCGAGAACTGCACGCTGTCGGTCACACTTGCACTCACCTGGGCAGAGCCTTCGAACGTATTGTGCGAGCCAAAACTTGCAAAAACGCGACCGGTCGGCACGCGAGACGCCTTAATCGCACTTTTAGTCACAAAGTTGATAACGCCGCCGACACCCGAACCTCCATACTTAGCCGGAGTCCGGTCTTTGTAGACTTCGATTTTTTCAATATTGTTGAGGTCAATGGCGCCAAGGTCAGCAGCACCGCCGCCCGCATCGTTGAGCGGCATGCCATCAATGCAAATCAAGATGTTCCTTGCCGCAACGCCACGGATGCTCACCGTCTGAAAACTGCCCATGCCCCCCTGCGTATACCCCTGAATTCCCGAAAGCGACGACAGAATTTCTGTGGCAGACAAGCCACGGCCTTCCCAAGCGGAAGGGCTAATTTCCATATAGTCAGTGCCAGAAACAGCAACACCAGATACCGAAGGTGCTGTCACCTCGGTCGAACCAAGATCCTGTACAGGAGCGGACTCATCGACCGCCACGTCTTTTGACATGACCACGGTCTGTGCAAAGGGGGTTCCCCACGCACAACACAAAAACACCGCAACCATAGCGGCTTTGTAGAATGACGTCGTTCGCATCGTTCCTCAAAAAGCGTTTCCCACAGTTCTTCTGGCTCGGGGCTCAATCTACTTCCGGCTCCTTCACACCTTTGCAGGCATTGGTTCATGCCGGTTTCGTCCTCCCTTACAGCGGCGCGACCGCTCCCGGCTTTCACGGGATTCTCTCCTTGCAGGCCACCCAGTAGGGCTCCTGCATGGGCTTTTCAGGGCACAGGAAACTTTTCGCGTTCAAATATAGAAATATTTTTACAATTTGCTATATTTAGGCGTATGACAGCAGAAGAACTCTATAAACGTCTTAGCTCTATCCAGCCGGGCGCTGTGCTTTGCACCTATTCCATGGAAAAATGCGAACAGATGCTCCCGCTCATCAACGAAATCAACGAACTCAAGAAGGAACGCGACGCCGTGATTCTCGCCCACAGCTATGTGGCCCCCGAAATCATTTTGGGCGTTGCCGACTACGATGGCGACAGTTTCAAGCTGAGTCAAGACGCCACCAAGGTGAGCGCAAAGACAATCGTGTTCTCTGCCGTGCGCTTTATGGGCGAAACCGCCAAGATCTTGAACCCGACCAAGGACGTTCTGATTCCGGGCCCGCTTACGGGTTGCAGCCTCGCCGACTCCATTACCGGCGCAGAAGTCAAGGCTCTCCGCGAAAAGTATCCCGACCACACCTTCGTGTGCTATATCAACACCACCGCCGACGTGAAGGCGAACTGCGATGTGTGCGTCACCAGCAGCAACGTGATGAAGATTGTCTCTAGCCTCGAAAACGACAAGATTGTGTTCGTACCCGATGGTCTCATGGGCCAGAACCTGATCGATGAAATGCAGAAGCGAGGCATCAAGAAAGAAATCGTGCTCCACAGCGGTTGCTGCTACGTGCACGAAACCTACGATTCCGAACTCATCAACTTCTTCCGCAGCCAGAATCCGGGCCTCAAGGTGGTGAGCCACCCCGAATGCCACCCGGGCGTCGCCCTTTTGAGCGACTACGTGGGCAGCACCGGCCAGATGGTGAACTACATCAAGGAACAGCCCGAAGGCACCCCGTTCCTGCTGCTCACCGAATGCGGTCTGAACGCACGCATGCAGTACGAATTCCCGAAAAAGACCTTTATCG
This window encodes:
- a CDS encoding HU family DNA-binding protein — encoded protein: MNKQDLIDAILANKEAGIESKAAAGRAVDAVLDGIAAGLKKDASVQLIGFGTFSVKTRAARTGRNPQTGATIKIKASKTVSFKAGAALKADAAKAKVAKK
- a CDS encoding tetratricopeptide repeat protein, with translation MAKVVQITAENFETEVAQASETRAVAVLFSSAEYPDCAPYSQLLGALSTSMDFTLGVVSCDERENMQLIQAFRVRSVPEVHIVEKGQIADVIQGVLPEADLKKRLEKFFVSDEARFQAALEDAIAQKNFDQALPMLDEALAKTPDDKKLQLLWAKASLGMGDTEKAKSVLAKFTEADDQYREAKSLLELLDFHAEAAKKDIQGKEAIVYHEACKLACSEDFESALQAFLNLYVEAPEWNDGAAKKAMLTLFGVLGPKHELTWKYRAKLNTMMFI
- a CDS encoding TonB-dependent receptor translates to MRTTSFYKAAMVAVFLCCAWGTPFAQTVVMSKDVAVDESAPVQDLGSTEVTAPSVSGVAVSGTDYMEISPSAWEGRGLSATEILSSLSGIQGYTQGGMGSFQTVSIRGVAARNILICIDGMPLNDAGGGAADLGAIDLNNIEKIEVYKDRTPAKYGGSGVGGVINFVTKSAIKASRVPTGRVFASFGSHNTFEGSAQVSASVTDSVQFSATASMRHSDNDYEFDNRNGTLYNDEDDFKDRRKNAEFTEYSGNIQYRMLHSGGFFSTLSGNIMHTEAGNPGTEDLQTNVAKFTGDMGQLSYRLEFPEYFDCLLIESGITGRFEKNSSESYYPLDKIGYLSQDFKVLGLAGYRAMPEVSATLYRGNLEAFLRLAGSAELWEARGPAQDFSLNRYTGSVAGNVEYSFTQWFSLLAEGNVLKSIDDIDGGRFQMTTGAALISDATERDLSWAGMVQAKLGKKDSWIGGSASFGRFYRQPQLMELYGMYPGTLSNPTLKDESALKFAAGLYLSTPKQRSVFRATYFETHAENGIYWLISTNMMKAFNVDKSVIRGVELELDSRPVDFFQTVLRATIQDPRDDGLSKAYNGNLLPGEPVHSYYAEGTVFLPLHLSSTFSMDYRSRIYSDRMNFTRQPPVAHYNASLAWQPWNKTRLVFAVNNISDETYRNIFTPYPTPGREYKFTIIQGF
- a CDS encoding AI-2E family transporter, yielding MKRIWTVDRVMRVLIMAAGIGILLWVLNYLSGVLAPFFAAFLVAYIFDPLVTKIQSKVKFRIVAVVAVLTLMILVVGGAVWIFVPMVVGEIRHLGELIPKLFNDSTWADRLSMFVPKNLWQEIKTFISWDKVATAMQSLDFWNAAQSVAGKVLPSAWNVLSKTSALFVWLSGAILIFMYLVFIMLDMPKLRGGIKKLFPTRYKEGASDFGKKMDMFMGSYFRAQSLVALTVGILYAIGFGIIGLPMGVAFGLFSGALNMVPYLQLATIPVALLLAVVYALDKGMPFWEVAVLVSVVYLIVQIIEDMFLVPKIVGSSMNLPPVGILLSLSIWGKLLGFLGLIVAIPFTCLCLVYLDKIQKKADTIVEAEVEPPPEA
- the nadA gene encoding quinolinate synthase NadA, translated to MTAEELYKRLSSIQPGAVLCTYSMEKCEQMLPLINEINELKKERDAVILAHSYVAPEIILGVADYDGDSFKLSQDATKVSAKTIVFSAVRFMGETAKILNPTKDVLIPGPLTGCSLADSITGAEVKALREKYPDHTFVCYINTTADVKANCDVCVTSSNVMKIVSSLENDKIVFVPDGLMGQNLIDEMQKRGIKKEIVLHSGCCYVHETYDSELINFFRSQNPGLKVVSHPECHPGVALLSDYVGSTGQMVNYIKEQPEGTPFLLLTECGLNARMQYEFPKKTFIGSCSMCKYMKSNSLENILETLRHPEKAQHVELDESVRVAAKKCIDAMFYYAAK
- a CDS encoding helix-turn-helix domain-containing protein, coding for MKKIIIASAALAVLLAVWICLFVKFSASEQILFPGSTFQVYAVSDANVGGFSTVELTKQDSVVSARVNIRSGMAYPYAGVGINLLSVNNRPANGFFDFSEFDSLVIDVETNRMQRVGVKILNDDPVYSKKNVYQSYRPMVAQAPVIIRDKKSRASVSMLDFKVPEWWLAMQGLDKDDGLRYMNRGMFFEITNGEGTMLGIPDEIVVRTIKLWGENRTFKALMIVALVVLLLIYAGFVSLTIRNSAGCVASREKKLNELKSRMGNAAKLLKESDRSIAEIALAVGEKNPAAFEKDFAKIYGVKPLEFRTKK
- the dusA gene encoding tRNA dihydrouridine(20/20a) synthase DusA, with translation MELDFNRRLSIAPMLDCTDRHERYFLRLLSKHILLYSEMVTTNALLHTDPDQFLRHQEFEYPAVLQLGGSNPADLAKCSKMVEESGFQEVNLNCGCPSDRVQNGNFGACLMKDKNLVADCFKAMQDAVSIPVSIKCRIGVDEFDSWEFFRDFIGTIADAGCRVFIVHARKAWLKGLSPKENREVPPLNYDTVHRLKAEMPQLNISINGGIKTLDQTLELLQDLDGVMVGREAYENPWFLRDADERIFNDASAAKPESRKALLEAYLPYVEMEAASGTPATILVRHLYGLFNGKPGARKYRQYLGENAPKTKSPAELIRRAMDLVTEP